A window from Vulpes lagopus strain Blue_001 chromosome 23, ASM1834538v1, whole genome shotgun sequence encodes these proteins:
- the OTUD4 gene encoding OTU domain-containing protein 4 isoform X2: MACIHYLRENREKFEAFIEGSFEEYLKRLENPQEWVGQVEISALSLMYRKDFIIYREPNVSPSQVTENNFPEKVLLCFSNGNHYDIVYPIKYKENSAMCQSLLYELLYEKVFKTDVSKILMGLDPSEVADENNSEISDSEDDSCKSKTTTANDVNGVKALSSDQHPKNNGNSSSLPLSRKVLKSLNPAVYRNVEYEIWLKSKQAQQKRDYSIAAGLQYEVGDKCQVRLDHNGKFSNADFPGVHSENGPVLVEELGKKHSPKNLKPPPSESWNTVSGKKMRKPSTSGQNFHSDMDYRGPKNPSKPIKTPSALPPRLQHPSGVRQHTFSSHSAGSQSQKPSSEHKNLNRTPSQIIRKPDRERAEDFDHTSRESNYFGLSPEERREKQAIEESRLLYEIQNRDEQAFPALSSSSVSQSASQSSNPCVQRKSSHVSDRKGSRRRMDTEERKDKDSVHGHTHLDKKPEPSTLENISDDKCARISSPSKSKKLECPPVEQKPAEHVSLSNPAPLLVSPEVHLTPAVPSLPATVPAWPSEPTTFGPTGVPAQIPVLSVTQTLTTGPDSAVSQAHLTPSPVPVSIQAVNQPLMPLPQTLSLYQDPLYPGFPYNEKGDRAIAPPYSLCHTGEDLPKDKNILRFFFNLGVKAYSCPMWAPHSYLYPLHQAYLAACRMYPKVSVPVYPPNPWFQEAPSAQNEGDCTCTDAHFPMQTEATVNGQMPQAEIGPPTFSSPLVIPPSQVSESHGQLSYQADIESENSGQLLHAEYEESLSGKNMFPQPSFGPNPFLGPVPIAPPFFPHVWYGYPFQGFVENPVMRQNIVLPSDEKELDLPLESLDLSKECVSVSAVDEFQEARGEGTHCLPEASVGKHEGRAEQSSQTPKVDLARPSILPVAEEEAHLPTQILNRERETVPVELEPKRTIPSLKEKSEKVKDPKTAADAVSGANSVESRVQRPKEESSEDENEVSNILRSGRSKQFYNQTYGGRKYKSDWGSSGRGGYQHARGEESWKGQPGRSRDEGYQYHRNVRGRPYRGDRRRSGMGDGHRGQNT; encoded by the exons gaaagattttataatttatcgGGAACCAAATGTTTCTCCTTCACAagtaactgaaaataattttcctgagAAG gtaTTACTGTGTTTTTCAAATGGAAATCATTATGATATTGTCTATCCCATAAAGTATAAAGAGAACTCTGCAATGTGTCAGT CTCTCCTTTATGAATTGTTGTATGAGAAGGTATTTAAAACTGATGTCAGTAAAATCTTGATGGGACTAGACCCCTCTGAAGTAGCTGATGAAAACAACAGTGAAATATCAGATTCAGAGGATGACAGTTGCAA aagTAAAACTACCACTGCTAATGATGTGAATGGAGTTAAAGCTTTGTCAAGTGatcag CACCCGAAAAACAATGGGAACTCTTCTAGCCTCCCTTTGTCTAGAAAGGTTCTTAAGTCACTCAATCCAGCAGTCTATAGAAATGTGGAATATGAAATTTGGCTGAAGTCTAAGCAAG CTCAACAAAAACGTGATTATTCCATTGCTGCTGGCTTACAGTATGAAGTTGGAGATAAATGCCAA GTCAGGTTGGATCACAATGGAAAATTTTCTAATGCAGACTTTCCAGGGGTTCACTCGGAGAATGGACCAGTTTTGGTTGAAGAACTTGGAAAGAA acaCTCCCCGAAGAATCTCAAACCACCTCCCTCAGAAAGCTGGAACACCGTATCaggaaagaagatgagaaaaccTTCCACTTCTGGACAAAATTTCCACTCTG ACATGGATTACAGAGGGCCAAAGAATCCAAGCAAGCCAATAAAAACTCCATCAGCACTACCTCCTCGACTCCAACATCCTTCGGGAGTAAGACAACATACATTCTCTAGTCATTCTGCAGGGTCACAGTCTCAGAAACCCTCCAGTGAGCACAAAAATCTTAATAGGACACCCTCACAGATCATAAG aaaaccTGATCGTGAGAGAGCTGAGGATTTTGATCACACGAGTCGAGAATCTAACTATTTTGGCCTCTCCCCAGAAGAGCGCAGAGAGAAGCAAGCTATAGAAGAATCTCGTTTACTCTACGAGATTCAGAACAGAGATGAACAGGCTTTCCCAGCCCTTTCC agCTCATCAGTTAGTCAGTCAGCTTCTCAGAGTAGCAACCCATGTGTCCAGAGAAAATCATCACATGTAAGTGACAGAAAAGGAAGCAGGCGGAGAATGGATACCGAAGAACGGAAAGATAAAG ACTCTGTTCATGGACATACTCATTTGGATAAAAAACCTGAGCCAAGCACATTGGAG AATATTAGTGACGATAAATGTGCAAGAATATCATCACCATCAAAGTCAAAGAAATTAGAGTGCCCACCTGTGGAGCAA AAGCCAGCAGAACATGTGTCTTTGTCAAATCCAGCTCCCCTTCTAGTTTCTCCAGAGGTACATCTAACTCCTGCGGTGCCTTCTTTACCAGCCACTGTGCCAGCCTGGCCAAGTGAACCTACAACTTTTGGACCAACAG GTGTCCCTGCTCAAATTCCCGTTTTGTCAGTGACACAGACGCTGACCACTGGACCTGATTCTGCTGTGTCCCAAGCTCATTTAACACCCTCTCCAGTTCCTGTGTCAATACAGGCAGTTAACCAGCCCTTGATGCCTTTGCCTCAGACATTGAGCCTGTACCAAGACCCACTCTACCCTGGGTTTCCTTATAATGAAAAGGGAGATCGAGCCATCGCACCACCTTATTCACTGTGTCACACTGGGGAGGACCTGCCTAAAG ataagaaCATTCTTCGATTCTTCTTTAATCTTGGTGTAAAG gcATATAGTTGTCCTATGTGGGCTCCGCATTCTTACCTGTACCCTCTGCACCAGGCCTACCTGGCAGCTTGCAGGATGTACCCAAAGGTCTCTGTCCCAGTGTATCCTCCAAATCCTTGGTTCCAGGAAGCTCCTTCTGCTCAGAACGAAGGTGATTGTACCTGTACCGACGCACATTTTCCTATGCAGACTGAGGCCACTGTTAATGGTCAGATGCCACAGGCTGAGATTGGACCGCCAACGTTTTCTTCACCTCTGGTTATCCCTCCATCTCAGGTGTCTGAAAGTCATGGACAGTTGTCTTACCAGGCTGATATTGAATCTGAAAACTCTGGGCAGCTTCTTCATGCTGAGTATGAAGAGTCACTAAGTGGCAAGAATATGTTCCCGCAGCCGTCCTTTGGACCGAATCCATTCTTAGGCCCAGTTCCCATTGcacctcctttctttcctcatgtTTGGTATGGGTACCCTTTCCAGGGATTTGTAGAAAATCCAGTCATGCGGCAGAATATTGTTCTCCCCTCTGATGAGAAAGAATTGGATCTGCCCCTGGAAAGCCTGGATCTGTCTAAGGAATGTGTTTCAGTTTCAGCAGTGGATGAGTTTCAGGAGGCCAGAGGTGAAGGCACACATTGTCTCCCTGAAGCAAGTGTGGGTAAGCATGAAGGCCGGGCGGAGCAGTCATCCCAGACCCCTAAGGTGGATCTGGCACGGCCTTCCATCCTTCCTGTGGCGGAGGAAGAGGCTCATCTGCCCACTCAGATtctaaacagagagagagaaactgtgcCTGTTGAACTTGAGCCTAAAAGGACCATTCCAAGtctgaaagaaaaatcagaaaaagtgAAAGATCCTAAGACTGCTGCCGATGCGGTCAGTGGGGCCAACTCTGTGGAGAGCAGAGTGCAGAGACCAAAAGAAGAGAGTTCGGAAGATGAAAATGAAGTGTCTAATATTTTGAGAAGTGGTCGATCCAAGCAATTTTATAACCAGACTTATGGAGGCAGGAAGTACAAAAGTGATTGGGGCTCTTCTGGTAGAGGAGGGTATCAGCACGCAAGAGGTGAGGAGTCCTGGAAAGGGCAGCCTGGCAGAAGCCGAGATGAAGGTTACCAGTACCATCGAAATGTCCGAGGACGGCCCTATCGCGGGGATAGGAGGAGATCGGGGATGGGAGATGGCCATCGGGGGCAAAACACTTGA